GAGCGCTTCCCCCGTTTCGTTTAGACTGGCGTCCCATCCTGGTCTGCCTCTCCGCGCGGGCCGTCGTTCAGCACTCGACAGGTTCCCTCCATGACGACGCGATATATCTTCGTGACCGGTGGCGTTGTGTCTTCTCTCGGCAAGGGCATCGCCGCTGCCTCCCTGGCCGCCATTTTGGAAGCGCGTGGCCTGAAGGTCACGATTCTCAAGCTCGACCCTTATATCAACGTCGATCCGGGCACCATGAGCCCCTTTCAGCACGGTGAAGTGTTTGTCACCGAGGATGGTGCCGAAACCGATCTCGACCTGGGTCACTACGAGCGTTTCATCCGCTCGCGCATGACCCAGGCCAACAACTTCACCACCGGTCGGGTCTATGAGCACGTTCTGCGCAAGGAGCGTCGCGGTGATTACCTGGGCGGCACGGTGCAGGTCATTCCGCATATTACCGATGAAATCCAGCGCCGTATCAAGGCGGGCGGTGACGGCTATGATGTGGCTCTGGTGGAGATCGGTGGCACGGTCGGGGATATCGAGTCCCTGCCTTTTCTGGAAGCCATCCGTCAGCTGCGTACCGAGGTTGGACCCAGCCGAGCGCTGTTTTTGCATCTGACGCTGGTGCCCTATATCAAGACCGCCGGTGAAACCAAGACCAAACCGACCCAGCACAGTGTCAAGGAGCTGCGCTCGATCGGCATCCAGCCGGATATCCTGGTCTGTCGTAGCGAGGTTGAGCTGGAGCAGGGCGAACGCAACAAGATTGCCCTGTTTACCAACGTCGAACAGCGGGCAGTCATCCCCATGCAGGATGCCGATACCATCTATCGCATTCCTTTGATGCTGCATGACTTCGGTCTGGATGAAATCATCTGCGACAAGCTGCGCATCGAAGCGCCCCAGGCCGATCTCGGGGAGTGGGTACATGTACTGGATGCCAAGCTCAATCCGCTCAAGACCGTCAATATTGCGATGGTCGGCAAGTACATGGAGCTTCTGGATGCCTACAAATCGCTGAATGAAGCACTGATTCATGCCGGTATCCAGACTCGGGTGAAAGTCAATATCGACTATATCGATTCCGAAGATATCGAGCGCGATGGTGTGGGCCGCCTTGAAGGCAAGGATGCGATTCTGGTGCCTGGCGGTTTCGGCTCACGCGGTGTTGAAGGCAAGATCGCTACCGCACGTTATGCTCGCGAACACGACATTCCCTATCTGGGAATCTGCCTGGGCATGCAGGTCGCCGTAATCGAGTTTGCTCGTCATATTGCCGGCTGGGGTGATGCCAACTCCACCGAATTTACCCATGATACCCGCCATCCGGTAGTCGGTCTGATTACCGAGTGGATTACCCCCGAGGGGCGGATCGAGGTGCGCGATGAAGCATCGGACCTGGGCGGTACCATGCGTTTGGGCGGCCAGAGCTGCAATCTGAAAGCGGGTTCGAAGGCACGCGAAATCTATGGCGCGGAAACCATTGTCGAACGCCACCGTCACCGCTACGAGATCAACGAACAGTTCATCGATGATCTTGAGCGCGCAGGGCTGGTGATCTCGGGCCGCAGTGTGGATAACGCGCTGGTCGAGATGGTCGAGCTGGCCGATCATCCGTGGTATGTGGCCTGTCAGTTCCATCCGGAATTCACATCCACGCCACGTGACGGCCATCCGTTGTTCACCGGCTTCGTCAACGCCGCGCTGACACATCGCGCAGCACGCAATCAGAAGGCTCAGGGGAGAGAAGATGGCTGATTCACAAGACATGAGCGCTCAGCGTGTGATCGAGATCGGAGGCGTCAGTCTGGCCAATGACCGGCCGCTGGCACTGTTCGGTGGCATGAATGTGCTGGAGTCGCGCGAGCTGGCCATCGAGGTGGCTGACGGCTGGGCTCAGGCGACCCGACGGCTCGGTATACCCTGGGTATTCAAGGCCAGTTTCGACAAGGCCAACCGGAGCTCGATCCACTCTTTCCGTGGTCCCGGTCTCGACAAGGGGCTGGCCATTCTGGACGAAATCAAAAAGCGCTTTGATGTCCCGGTGCTGACCGATGTTCACGAGCCGGCCCAGGCGGCACCAGCGGCCGAAGTCTGTGATGTGATTCAGCTACCGGCCTTTCTTGCCCGGCAGACGGATCTGGTTATGGCGATGGCTGCAACCGGGGCAGCGATCAACATCAAGAAGCCGCAGTTCATCGCACCTCACGAGATGCGCCATATCATCACCAAGTTCAGCGAGGCCGGCAACGAGCGTCTGACGCTGTGCGAGCGTGGATCGAGCTTCGGGTACAACAATCTGGTGGTAGACATGCTGGGGTTCGCCACGATGAAGGCGACCGGTTATCCACTGGTGTTCGATGTGACCCACTCCCTCCAGCAACCGGGTGGACGTGCCGACAGCGCTGGTGGTCGTCGCGCCCAGGTCGCCGATCTGGCGCGTGCCGGGGTGGCAGTGGGGCTGGCCGGCCTGTTTGTGGAAGCCCATCCTGATCCTGATCGGGCACTGTGTGATGGTCCTTGTGCATTACCGCTTGATCGGCTGCCGGGTTTTCTCGAGCAGGTGCAGCTGCTGGATCGCACCGTCAAGGGTATGGCGCCGCTTGATCTGGGTCCGGACGTGGCAGAATAGCCGAGACGAGAAATGTGGCGATCTTCGGATCGCGACAACCATCGGGATAACAGTGCTTCTGGTAGCATTGACGAGAGGGTCATCATCGATGGCCCTCTTTTTTTGTGCGCATGACCGACAACCGGTAGCCATCGAAATGGTATGCAGGATTGGCCCATCTCCGGGGTTGCGGTCTAAATTATCGGACAATGATTGGCTCGTGATGGGCAACAATGCCGCCGGGCGTGCTATCCTGGTGTCCGAAGAGGGCGCTGGCGAGTGATGCAATGCCCGGCGGCTATTGCGACATGGGCCCGGACGCTCGTTTCATTTCATTCAACCTCCACCAGGGACGCTCAAGATGGCAGAAATTGTTGATATCCAGGCGCTCGAGATCCTCGATTCCCGCGGTAATCCTACCGTGTTCGCCGAGGTGACGCTCAAGAGCGGTGCTCGGGGAAGTGCGGGGGCTCCGTCTGGCGCCTCTACCGGCTCGCGCGAGGCTCTGGAGTTGCGTGACGGTGATAAGTCGCGCTATCTGGGCAAGGGTGTCAAAAAGGCCGTTGAGGCGGTCAATACCCGAATTGCCGAGCGTCTCAAGGGGATGGATGCGCTGGATCAGCAGGCGATCGATGACGCCATGCGCGAGCTGGATGGGACCGATAACAAGGGGTCTCTGGGTGCCAACGCCATTCTCGCGGTCTCACTGGCAGTAGCCGTGGCGGCTTCCCGTGAGAAAGGGGTGCCGCTTTACTCGCATATCGCTGACCTCTATGGCACCCCGGGCCAGTATTCGATGCCGCTGCCGATGATGAACATCATGAATGGCGGCGAGCATGCCGATAACAATGTCGATATCCAGGAGTTCATGATCCAGCCTGTCGGAGCACCGACCTTTGCCGAAGGGCTTCGCATGGGGGCAGAGGTCTTTCATGCGCTCAAGAAGGTGCTTGCGGGTCGAGGCCTGTCTACCGCCGTAGGGGATGAGGGTGGTTTCGCGCCGGATCTTGAATCCAATGCTGATGCACTGGCGGCCATCAAGCAGGCGGTCAGTGATGCCGGTTATACGCTGGATCGTGACATTACGCTGGCGCTCGACTGCGCTGCTTCGGAGTTCTACCGGGAAGGGCAGTACCAGCTCTCCGGCGAAAACCGCAGCTACTCCAGCGAGGGCTTTGTCGATTATCTGGAGCAGCTGGTCAACGACTATCCGGTGGTGTCGATCGAGGATGGCCTGGATGAATCCGACTGGGATGGCTGGAAGCTGCTGACCGACCGTCTTGGCAATCGAGTCCAGTTGGTCGGCGATGATCTGTTTGTGACCAATACCCGCATTCTCAAGGAAGGCATCGACAAGGGGGTAGGCAACTCGATTCTGATCAAGGTCAATCAGATCGGATCGCTGACCGAGACGCTGGAAGCTGTACGTATGGCACGGGATGCCGGCTATACCGCCATCATTTCGCATCGCAGTGGCGAAACCGAGGATACCTTCATTGCCGATCTGGCAGTCGGTACCCGGGCTGGCCAGATCAAGACCGGTTCCCTGTCACGCAGTGATCGTGTTGCCAAATACAACCGGCTGCTGGTCATCGAGCATCAGCTGGGGGATCAGGCTCGCTACCAGGGGCGTTCCGAAATCAAGGGACAGTCGGGTTTTTAATAACCTGAGTCAATTTTGCATTATGGGATTTAATCCGGTCGGTGCATCCGGCCGGATTTTTTCATGATGGCTATCTGATAACTGATACAGCGTCTGGACTGGCTTGACCCCTGGTCGGCCAGCTACCAGTATGAGCCATATCCGGAGGCGAACGGGATCGCCTCGTCATTTCACTGTCTTCCTCTCTCAACTCATTGAATTAAAAGCCTTTCAGGGAAAAGGTTGAATTCGGTGACCCTCATTCTCCAATCACTCCGCCCACTCGGGCCAGAGCGTTATCAGCAATACTGATAACGGGACATGTTTGCCCTTGCGGAAAGGATTTCCGCCCGAACCAGGATGGTTCGGGACGTCAGGATGACGATCGGGCACAGGGATTTTGAATGGCGCGCGTGGTAGCGCAGGATGCGTGATCCACGCAGGGAAGTCGCCAATGGATATGAGCAAAGGGAATTGCTCGGCAAGGACGTAGGATACGGGCGGCTGCGGCCGCCCTTTTTAGTGTCCGTTGCAAGCGTCTGGAAGAGGCACTTGTCAGGCCGGTGGATTGCGGTCGAGCTGATCGCGTTTGTTTTTCACATCCTTCCACTCATCGGCATCCGACGGTGGGTCGATACGCTCGTTGATGTTGGGCCAGACTTCTGCCAGTTCGGCATTGAGTTCGATGAATTCTTCCTGATCCTTCGGAACCTCATCCTCGGAGTAGATGGCATCAACAGGGCATTCAGGCTCACATAGCGCGCAGTCGATGCATTCATCGGGATGAATGACCAGAAAGTTGGGCCCCTCGTAGAAGCAGTCGACCGGGCAGACTTCCACACAGTCGGTGTATTTGCAGCGAATGCAGCTTTCGGTCACAACGAACGTCATATCGCAGGCTCCCTGACAATGGTGGGCCCCGAACGCCATCGCGTCCGGTCATACCGGAGGCGGTTTCCGGCTGCGCACAGGTGTTATCGGACCATGGCCGGCCCGATGACACGAAGGCGTGAAAAGGGGGCATATTTTAGAGGGGCCGGCAGCGCTTCGACAAGCGTGCCGACCGCGTTCGAGCGCTGTTACAGGCGGTCCCGCCACTCATAGAGGAGCGCCATGGCCTCGCGAGGGGTCAGCGCATCGAGATCCAGTTCTCCCAGTGCCTCGACTATCGGGTGTATAGGGGCAGTGAACAGATCCGACTGTACCGGATCGGGTGAGCGCCTGGTGTTACTGTCGCCCGGACAGGTTGGGACATGGTCGAATTCCTGGGCTTCGAGTTCAGCCAGTCGAGTTCGGGCACGCTCGATGACGGCCGGCGGCACACCGGCCAGACGGGCAACCTGCAAACCATGGCTCTGACTGGCCGGGCCTGGTTCCACGCGGTGCATGAAGATAATGTCATGGCCATGCTCGGTGGCAGTGAGATGCACGTTATCGACACTGTCGAACTGATCGGCGAGGGCCGTCATTTCGAAGTAGTGCGTAGCAAACAGGGTCAGCGCGCCGGTCTGCACCAGATGCTCTGCCGTTGCCCAGGCCAGCGACAGGCCATCGAAGGTACTGGTGCCACGGCCGATTTCATCCATCAGCACCAGACTTTCGCGCGTGGCGTTATGCAGGATGCTGGCGGTCTCGGTCATCTCCACCATGAAGGTCGAGCGGCCTCCGGCCAGATCATCGGAAGACCCGATTCGGGTAAAGATACGGTCGACCAGGCCGACTTCGGCCCGGTCAGCTGGTACGAAGGCGCCGGTATGGGCCAGTAGCGCGATCAGCGCATTCTGACGCATGAAGGTGGACTTGCCCCCCATGTTGGGCCCGGTGATCACCAGCATGCGTGTCTGTTCGTCCAGGCGCAGGTCGTTGGGGACAAAAGGATTCGCGGAGACGTGTTCCACTACCGGGTGGCGACCGACTTCAATATTCAGTCCGGGCGCGTCTTGTATGACCGGGCGCGTCAGGGTCAGGCTTTCGGCACGTTCGGCGAAGGCCGTC
This DNA window, taken from Kushneria phosphatilytica, encodes the following:
- a CDS encoding CTP synthase produces the protein MTTRYIFVTGGVVSSLGKGIAAASLAAILEARGLKVTILKLDPYINVDPGTMSPFQHGEVFVTEDGAETDLDLGHYERFIRSRMTQANNFTTGRVYEHVLRKERRGDYLGGTVQVIPHITDEIQRRIKAGGDGYDVALVEIGGTVGDIESLPFLEAIRQLRTEVGPSRALFLHLTLVPYIKTAGETKTKPTQHSVKELRSIGIQPDILVCRSEVELEQGERNKIALFTNVEQRAVIPMQDADTIYRIPLMLHDFGLDEIICDKLRIEAPQADLGEWVHVLDAKLNPLKTVNIAMVGKYMELLDAYKSLNEALIHAGIQTRVKVNIDYIDSEDIERDGVGRLEGKDAILVPGGFGSRGVEGKIATARYAREHDIPYLGICLGMQVAVIEFARHIAGWGDANSTEFTHDTRHPVVGLITEWITPEGRIEVRDEASDLGGTMRLGGQSCNLKAGSKAREIYGAETIVERHRHRYEINEQFIDDLERAGLVISGRSVDNALVEMVELADHPWYVACQFHPEFTSTPRDGHPLFTGFVNAALTHRAARNQKAQGREDG
- the kdsA gene encoding 3-deoxy-8-phosphooctulonate synthase — protein: MSAQRVIEIGGVSLANDRPLALFGGMNVLESRELAIEVADGWAQATRRLGIPWVFKASFDKANRSSIHSFRGPGLDKGLAILDEIKKRFDVPVLTDVHEPAQAAPAAEVCDVIQLPAFLARQTDLVMAMAATGAAINIKKPQFIAPHEMRHIITKFSEAGNERLTLCERGSSFGYNNLVVDMLGFATMKATGYPLVFDVTHSLQQPGGRADSAGGRRAQVADLARAGVAVGLAGLFVEAHPDPDRALCDGPCALPLDRLPGFLEQVQLLDRTVKGMAPLDLGPDVAE
- the eno gene encoding phosphopyruvate hydratase, with translation MAEIVDIQALEILDSRGNPTVFAEVTLKSGARGSAGAPSGASTGSREALELRDGDKSRYLGKGVKKAVEAVNTRIAERLKGMDALDQQAIDDAMRELDGTDNKGSLGANAILAVSLAVAVAASREKGVPLYSHIADLYGTPGQYSMPLPMMNIMNGGEHADNNVDIQEFMIQPVGAPTFAEGLRMGAEVFHALKKVLAGRGLSTAVGDEGGFAPDLESNADALAAIKQAVSDAGYTLDRDITLALDCAASEFYREGQYQLSGENRSYSSEGFVDYLEQLVNDYPVVSIEDGLDESDWDGWKLLTDRLGNRVQLVGDDLFVTNTRILKEGIDKGVGNSILIKVNQIGSLTETLEAVRMARDAGYTAIISHRSGETEDTFIADLAVGTRAGQIKTGSLSRSDRVAKYNRLLVIEHQLGDQARYQGRSEIKGQSGF
- the fdxA gene encoding ferredoxin FdxA, giving the protein MTFVVTESCIRCKYTDCVEVCPVDCFYEGPNFLVIHPDECIDCALCEPECPVDAIYSEDEVPKDQEEFIELNAELAEVWPNINERIDPPSDADEWKDVKNKRDQLDRNPPA